CGCGGATGATGAGGCGATGGCGCTTGCGCATCCGAATGTCTGAAACTTAGCGTCAATGATCCTGTCTGTCTTTCTGTCTATCTTCAGCGTGAGCTTCAGCGCGTCGCCGCAGATCAGGCTGCCGATCTCGCCTACAGCGTCAGGATTTTCGATCTCTCCGGTATTTTTGGGTTGTAAAAAGAGTTTTTTGACCTTTTCAGTATATTCCCACATATTGATTAATTATCATAGGGATATGACCTTGTCAAGAAAACTCCGGATATGATATTTTTTATAGTGATTAAAGCTGTGTTATTCTATCCTGTACTCAGGTTTTAAGGCTGGCAAGGAGGAGTTATGCCGATATACGAATATAAATGTACAAAGTGCAAGGAGGTTTTTGAGGTGATCCAGAAGATCAATGATGAGCCTCTTTCCAAATGCGGTGAATGCGGAGGCAAACTAAAAAAAATGATTACAAACACCTCATTCGTCCTGAAAGGAAGCGGATGGTATGTTACTGATTATCCTTCTGAAAATAGAGATAAGGCCATGAAGGCGAAGAAGTCTGCCGATCAAAAGAAGGATTCAAAAAAGAAAGAGGCCGCAAAGACAGAGTGACAGCATTCATGAACAATACATCAGGAAAGATACGCCCGCATGTCCATGTCCCGTATGACGCAATAGATAAATATCTTAAGTTTATCAGGTCTGAGAAGCTGAACCTTGAGATATACTTTGGTTCCAAGCAAGCTGATGAGTTGAACAGGGACGACATCCTTGAACTGAAAAAGAAGCTGGATTACGGGCCTGAGATATCGGTACACGCACCATTCATGGATCTTTCCCCCGGAGCTGTTGATTCAAAGGTGAGAGAGGTCACGATACAGAGATTTGTTGATGTTCTTCATTACTCTAAGATACTTGAGCCCAATGTCGTTGTCTTTCATTCAGGATATGACAAGTGGAAATATGATAAACGCGTGGATATCTGGCTTGAGAGGAGCATGGAGACTTGGCAGCCTATAAATGTCATGGCAGCTGATATGGGCATAAAGATCGCGATAGAGAACATTTTCGAGGAGGAACCTGCAAACTTAAAGCTTCTCATGGGGGAAATGAACTCAAAGAACTTCGGGGTATGTTTTGATACCGGGCATTTCAACCTTTTTTCATCTATCTCATTGACAGAGTGGATCGAGGTTATCCATCCCTACATAGCCGAGCTTCATCTGCATGACAACAGCAGGCTTGGCGATGAACATCTTGCCATAGGGGACGGGATATTCGATTTCAACCTCTTGTTCAGGATGATTGAAGAGGTTGACTGTGTCTATACCTTAGAGGCGCACAGTATCAAAGATGTCAAGAAAAGTTTAAAATGGCTTGAGGAATATTTTGAAAAGCGTGGTGAGTAGTTTGCCATCTGCTAAATCATAGAATATTTTCTAATTGCCTTGCTCCATGACAGATTACAACAATCTCAATAATCTCATTCTTAATGCGGTAGACAATTCTATAATTCTCATAAATCTTCTCTCTTAAATTCTCATTGTTATATTCTGGAACAACGCGGCCTGTTTTTGGGAACTGAGAGATGGTTTCAACAATCGAGATAATTTTCTTGGCAAAAAGAGCAGCGTAATATCTTGAATCTTTTGCGATGTAGTCACAGATATCTTCAAAATTCGAAGCTGCTCTTGGCGACCATTTTATGCTGTAAGCCATTTGGACATCCGCTGTTCAATTTCTGAGTGAGGAATCCCTTTCCCCTCGTCCAATTCTTTCAACCCGGCATCAACCTGAAGCTTGAAATATAATTCTGCAATAATGTCATCAACCGTGACCTCTTCAGGAAGAGACTGAATCATCTGAATGACCTGCTGTTTTATACCTCTCATTTAAATCACCTCCTCGATGTCCAAATATACCATTTAAATCTATCCGCTAACAAGGGACATGATTTTTTAGGTCTTCAAGGGAAGTAGACTTTCCGCATTCTACAGCTTCCCGACATGATTCCTTAAAGAGAAGCCTTTGAGTTCAGGATCGCCTTCGCCTTTATACTGGATCATGACCATATGAGATTCTCCCATGCCTTCAGGCATTATCAGCCCTTTGATCTTTTTTATCTCTGCTGCATAATTCGGCGAGTCGGCATAGAGTTCTGTAATTATTTCGTCAATGCCGGAAGCGACAAGGTACGTTCCCTGCGATGTGTAGCCTAATGTTTCCAGCACTGCCTCATCACCCCATTTTTTAACGGATGAAAAATCAACATGGGCGGTTATGTCCTGCTCTCCTACATACTCATATGGATTTTCATTTATCTGATGATCGTGATAGCAGAGGAGGGTGCCTCTGTTTCTCTCTTCACTGTAATATTCTTTCGCAGTGTAACCGTAATCTATCGTCAGGAGAAAACCGTTAGATAATATCGATGATATCTCTTTGAGCCAATCTTTTATTCTGAGATTTATCTCAGTTCTGTACCCCTGTGGGAATCCCGTGGAGAACTGCCTGATGTAATCCATCAATTCAATATCAGTGATATCCTGTTTTATCTCAATGAGTCCGCCTGGATCATAATTCAAACAAACCTCTTTCAGGCCATTATCCATCTCAACGATATGAACCGGAAATGCGTCAAGAAGCTCGTTGGAAAATATGCAGCCGTTGATTTTGCCGGGCATATCTTTTAGTGACTGAAACCATGTTACCCTTTCTTTATGTTTCGCAAGAAGATCTCCCTGTTTTTTCTCAAAGTGTTTGAATGGTTCAATGATCGCGTACTTTAATGAGTTTGAAATATCATGAGATTGCTTAGTCAGATGATCGAGAATATCTTTGCTTAAATACCCTTCGCCCGCTCCTATCTCAACAGCATGAAATTCAGACGGCTTGCCGAGTATCTCCCACATCTCTATTAACTGCTTCGCTATCATCGCGCCGAAGACAGGGTGAAGATGCGGGCTTGTATAGAAGTCGCCATGACGGCCTATCGCAACCTCAGGGTTTGAGTAGTAGCCGAGTTCAGGATAATAAAGCGCCATCTCCATGAACTTCTCAAAAGTGACGGAACCGTCTTTTTTTATCTTTTCAATGATGATATTTTTCAGTTGTTTCATTTTTGTATTTTCGTCATTCCGGCTTGTCCGGAATCTTTTCCGTGATAAATACAGGGCTTCTTCGTTTCATTCAGAATGAAATTTAAAGACGATTCCGGACAAGCCAACAGTAGGCTGGACGGAACCGCCGGAATGACATTATCATGAAAGTCTGAATATTATAATGCTTTGGGAAGAATATGATGATAAAGATTGTAGCTGATGATTTACGGCAGGCTAAAACTCATTCTCTGTCCACATATCCTGCGTGAACCTGACGGCCTTGTTCCTGCCGGTATCTTTCGCCTTGTATAGAGCCACATCGGCATACTTGATGGCCTGCCAGAAGGCGTCTGTGTCTTTGGGGAATTCGCTTATGCCGAGGCTGATCGTCTTTTTTATTATTCCGTCAAAGACCTTGAGCTTGGTGTCTTCCATAGACTTTCTGATCTTTTCAGCGATCTCCATTGTTTTATCGCCCTCGACATCAAGTATTATCAGAAGGAACTCCTCTCCGCCAAACCGTATCACAAGGTCTGAGCTTCTAACGCATTGCCTGATGATATTGGCAGTGTTTTTGAGGATTTCATCGCCGACATTATGGCCGTAAACATCATTGACCTGTTTGAAGTAGTCGAGATCGCACATTATAAGCCCGATGTTCTTCTTCCTTCTCAGGGCGCCGGCTATGAGTGTTTCAGTATATTCCTGCAGGAACCTCCTGTTGTACAGGCCCGTAAGCGCGTCCTTCAGCGCAGATTCTCTTAGTGTGTTCGTCAGCCTCTTCGCCTCAATTACAGGAACAGCCTCGCTGATATACTGTTCCACTTTATATATCCTTCTGTCTTTACCGTTGAGATTGTAGTATTTTTTATCAAACAGGAACTGGACGACTCCGCCGACGCTTCCTGAGATCAGCATCGGTATACATACATGGATCTTGTCCAGTTCTGTTTTGAACTGTTTGCATATGTTTGGGTAAGCAAAAGAGGATATAAGGTGGCCGGTCTTTTTTACCTTGCATAGGCTGCAGTCATGCAGTATGTCAGGATTGCAGTTTATATCGTTTTCATTCATGATGATGGGATATACCGATTTCATCTTGTTCTGGCTGTTTGAAACCTCATAGATCAGGAAGTTGTCAAGCCCGAACCTGTCAAAGACATTGCCAAGCCTGGAGTAGACATCTTCAAGGCTGTCGTCCTCTTCGATGACCTGTTTAAAAATATCAAGTTCATGGATCTCTTCCATCAGGTCATTGAAGTCCTGTGTCAGGATGCCTATTTCATCTTTTGAGCTCACATGGATCTTGTTTGTGATATCCACCTTTCCTTCTCCCACTGACCTTATCTGCTCTATTATCGCCTTGACGGGCCTGGCGATCGCTCTTGAAATGGAGATCGTGAAAACTATAAGAAGAAGAGTCGCTGTCAGCAGGACGCCTATAAAGGCGTAGGGCATGAATTTTGTCACGTATCTGATGCTCCGGGCATTTACATCGTAAAGTGAGGCTTCTTCGGAAGAGTACCGGTTGGATAATGATATTAATTTTGAAATCAGCAGTTTGAATTCCCCGATATTATTATCAAGCTGTTCCGCGCTTAAATTTTTATCCGCGAGCAAGTCCTTTTTTGTTTTAGCTATCTCCAGTATCTTTGCTTCAAGCGCGTCAACGTCAGCCAGCAAAGACTTTGAGTAAATCCCGTTTCCGGGATCGTTTTCAGAAGAAAGTGTCGTGCTGTCAATAACGCTGTTGTCATCCCTGTTAATATCCACTACCAGCCCGCCCGTGGACAACGCAGCTGCAAATAACCTGATATCGGAAACCCTTGCTTTTGATATCTCAAGTTTAGCGTTAAAGATATTTATATCAGAGATATTCCTTATTTCAGTTGCGTCAGTGCTGAGCTCCTGCAGTTTTCTCAGGATCTTCTGGGCGACTCTTTCGTGAGGTATCAGGTGGTTTACTATCTTGTCGGTTTTCAGATTGATTATCTTGCTGGTTACGATGCTTATGCCGAACATCACCATGAACCAGAACAGGACGCCAACGAAAAAGAATACGAACTTTTCCCTTATAGGCATGTTGACGAATGTTATGAACTTTACAAATTTCTTCACTCTGCTCATATTTTCATTAGTCAATGCGGTCATAGTCAAATTATAAAGCAAAACCTAAGAAATTTCTAACATCCTGTCAAGCGCCTTTTTTGCGGGTATCCGGATATCTTCCGGCACCTTTATGATATTTGTCATCGTCTCAAGCGCCCTGAGCACGCTGTTAAGCGTGGTCTTCTTCATATTGGGGCATATCATGTCTTTTCTTAATGTGTAAAAAGTCTTGCCCGGATTCTCTTTCCTAAGCCTGTATAAAAGCCCTATCTCAGTGCCTACGATAAACTCATTAGCGTCAGACGCTGCCGCGTACCTCAGCATCCCTGATGTGCTTGTAACATGGTCAGCAGCCTCAAGAACCTCAAGCCTGCATTCAGGGTGCGCCATCACAAGCGCGAGGGGATGTTCGGCCTTCGCCTTCTCAACATCCTCTTTTCTGATCCTGTCATGAGTATGACAGAATCCGTCCCATGCGATGACCTCTTTTTGGGTATTTTTCGCTATCCACGCTGAGAGATTTTTATCCGGGATACATATGACCCTGCCAGAGTCGAGTGATTCAACCACCTTTACCGCATTGGCTGATGTGCAGCATATGTCGCTCTCTGCCTTTACAGCAGCGGTGGTGTTGACGTAAGTGACAACAGGCACGCCGGGATGAGCTTTCTTGATGTCCTTCAGAGTGAAGTCAGCGGGGTAGGTGTAAGCGTCAGTATATTGATAACCGGGAAACTCGGTTATCGCATTTCTCGGGCCGTCCACAGTTATCATGTCAGCCATGGGACAGAAGGCGCCTAACTCGGGCAGAAGTACCGTCTTGTCAGGAGAGAGTATGGATGCGCTCTCCGCCATGAAATTCACACCGCAAAAGACGATAACATCGCAGTCTGTTGATGCCGCCTTTCGGGAGAGCTCCAGAGAGTCGCCTGTGAAGTCAGCAAGCTCCTGAACCTCGTCACGCTGGTAATTATGCGCGATTATCAAGGCGTTTCTTTGCTCTTTCAGCCGCAGGATCTTTTCAATTATGGCGCTGTGCTCGGTCATGATGACTTGCAATATAACATGCGTATATATATAAGGTCAATCAGTAGTTATATGTAGTTATATGTAAGGCGCTCCCGTTGCCTGTGCTATAATTACTATCATTATTATGAAGAAACCGATCGTTGCGATAGTAGGAAGGCCGAATGTAGGAAAATCCACCCTTTTTAACAAAATGGTTGGGAAGCGGCGCGCTGTTATCGAGGATATCCCCGGTATCACAAGGGACAGGCTGTATGATGAGGCAAAGTACGATGACAAAAGGTTCATTGTCATAGATACGGGCGGTATCCATCCTGACCCTCATAAGGATATGGACAGCGAGGTGCGGGAGCAGGCTCTGGTTGCGGTGGAAGAGGCTGACATTCTGATCATGATGATGGACGCGGAGAGCGGCCTTCTGTCTGCTGACATGGAGCTTATCAACCTTCTCAGAAGATACAGTAAAAAAACCTTTTACGCGGTAAATAAGATAGACGGAATAAATAAAGAGAAGAGCCTTCTAACGGATTTCTACGCCGCCGGCATTGATATATTCCCTGTTTCAGCCTTGAACGGTTATGGTTACCATGATTTCATGGAGAAGGTCACAGAGCTGATCCCTGATTTTGATGAAGAGGAATCAGAATATCCGAGGATATCGATATTAGGACGTCCGAATGTCGGCAAGTCCACTCTTGTCAATTCCCTTCTCGGCAAAAAGAGGATGATAGTCAGCGATGTGCCGGGCACTACAAGAGATGCTGTTGATTCAATATGCTCGTACTACAAAAAGAACTATGTGCTTGTTGATACCGCAGGGATCCGCAGAAAGGGCAAGATGGCTGAGACCTTTGAAAAATATTCTTTCATGAGGACGGTGAGGAATGTTGAGAACTGCGATGTTGTCCTGATGGTGCTTGACGCGTCTGAAGGCGTTGTTGAGCTTGACCTGAAGATAGCAGGGCTGATATATGAGTCAGGCAGGGGCGCGATAATACTCCTGAACAAGTGGGATCTTGTGGATAAGGAGGAGATGTCACTCAAGAAGATGGAGGCTGAAATATATCAGAAGCTGTGGTTTATGCGGCATGTCCCGATATTGACGGTATCCGCATTGAGCAGGCAGAGGGTCACCAACCTCTTTTCCCTTGTTGATGAGGTCATTGCAGAGAGCGCAAAGAGGATCAGCACACACCAGCTTAACCTGTTCATTAAGAAGGTCACTTCACTTAAAGAACCCCCGATGCACGGAGGCAAGCGTGTCAAGATAAAATATATAACCCAGGTCAAGACCAAGCCTCCGGGATTTATCATATTTACCAATAATAAAGAGGGCATGAAGCCTCAATATATCAGGTTCATTGAAAAACATATGAGGGACTCGTTCGGATTCAAGGGTGTGCCGTTAAGCATATTCGTGAGACAGAGTGAGGTCAAGAAAATACCATAATGTATGTCATCAGATCACTTGGAAGGAGCCTGGCCGCTTTTTTGGAGGACGATTGCCTGTATCTATCTGCCTCGATATCATATTTCCTTATCGTTTCCATTGTGCCGCTGAGTCTGCTGATACTCGCGCTCTTCGGGTATTTTCTCGGTGAGAGCCAGGAATTCTACCAGTTCGCCGTCTCCGGGCTGTTAAGCGCTTTTCCTTCTGTAACCAGCAGTGTAACGGCTGAACTTCAGAACCTGATCATATTCAGGGGCATAAGTTTTTTTACCTTTCTGGTCTACTGTTTTCTGTCGCTGCAGCTATATTACTCCATGGAGCATGCGATGAATGTAATATTTGATGTCCCGCAGAAGAGGCATTTTTTCATATCTATATTATGGTCTATTCTGACCGTGACGCTGGTCATGTTATCTTTAATACTCGCTTTCCTGCTCAGTTCTTTTGCAGGAGTCTTTCACGTCCATCCGATGAATATCTTCGGAATAGCGGTTGGTGTAAAGCTGGGAATTTTCCTTAAATATATCGCCCCTTATTTAATGGTGCTTTCAGTATTCACAGCTATATTCATGATAGTTCCAAAGGCAAGGGTACGCACTCTGCACGCTGTTTCGGGAGCTGTTCTTGTAGCTATCTTGTGGGATCTGGGCAAAAACTTTTTTACATGGTATGTGAAGAATGTGGCTGATCTCGGAATGATATACGGTTCGCTGACAACATTTATATTCGCTCTTGTCTGGATATATTACTCATCATGCATCGTTCTTCTTGGCGGAGAGTTTGTTTCCTGCCTGGCTGCTTCACACAGGGAAAAGCCGTGATATTCTCACTTAAGGCTTAAGAATGCCATTGTTTCGATATGAAATGTCTGAGGGAAGAGATCGACCATTCTTACTGAGTTGAACTCGTATCTTGTCAGGAGTTTTTTGATATCTCTCGCAAATGTAGTCGGGTTGCACGATATGTATAATATTTTTTCCGGCAGCATCTGGAGAACGTTATCTGTTACCTTGTTGGAAAGCCCGAGCCTCGGAGGGTCAAGTATCAGTATGCCAGGCCTCTGTTCAGCCTGAAATTCTTCAGCCCTGGACTTCACAAACCTGTAGCGGGTTATATTGTTCAACTCCAGATTCCTCATGCCGTCATCAATGGCATATGGGTTCTCCTCAATGCCGGTCACTTCGCATCCTTCAGCCAATGGCAGAGAGAAATTGCCTGCGCCTGCGTATAGGTCCAGTATCTTTTCTTTGCCAGTGAGTTGCAGCTCCTTTTTAATCAGCCTTATCATTGCGATGTTAACATCCCAATTGCTCTGGAGGAAGCTCATAGGAGAGATGGAATATTTAAGCCCGTCAAGATCCAGAGAAAGATACGGGTCTCCGAAGTTCAAAGCCATAGTCTCTCCTGTATCGATCGAAAGCCCGGGAAATCCGGCATCTGTGAATTTTGAGACCAGGCTGTTAAGGTCGACATTGTGCGGGAATTCCCTTGAGACCTTTAAGAGAGCGACGGGCCTGTCCCCTGAAGTTATATGAAGCTCTTTGATGCCATGCATTTTTACCAGTTCTCTTGCTTTTTGGAAATGCTTGTTGAGATCATCAGTCATGATCAGGCACTTATCTATATTCACCACATCTCTCGTATTCTCTTTGTAAAAGCCTGAATCATCGCCCTCAACCTTAAACTGTCCCCTGATCCTGTATTTCCAGGGGCTATTCCCGACTAATGACTCTGAAAGATCGATCTCGGTCTTTGCTATCCTCTTGAGGCAGTTGCTGAGGATGTCCTCTTTCATCTTTATCTGCTGCTCATATGGTATATGCTGAAGATGACAGCCCCCGCATATTCCAAAGTATTCACATTCCGGCTTTACTCTGTCAGGGGAGGGTTCAATTATTCTTGATACAGTTGCTGTGATGTAATCCTTTCTGTCTTTATCCACTGTCACTTCAACCGTCTCGCCGGGCATAGTCTGTCCGCTGACCATAACTACCTTGCCTTCAAGCTTGGCTATATATACATTGCCGTATGCCGGGCGTTCGATCTTTAATGTGAGTTTATTGGGTGTCATGACTGACTATGCGGCGTTCCCAATTTCTTTTGATTCATATTCAGGGAACATAATTATTGCCGGATGAACATCAAATGTTTTGGCAAGCTGTTCAGCGCGTTTTTTTCCGATATCAATTTTCTTATTCTCCAAAAGACTGATATTGGTAACAGTTATGCCGGAACGGCGCGCAAGTTCAGCCTGAGTCCAGCCTTTCAATTCGCGGAGCATACGAATTACTTCACCTGTTGATAAAACAGCATGGGCTTTTGCTGCGCCAAATGTGCCATAAGCTGATTTCATTTAGTCCTCCTAATATTTATGCGGGGTTATTTCCATAACGTCGACAGTAACGATGTTCTGTTCTATCGTGTATATAACCCTGTATTGGTCGCTCAATCGTGATGAATGCTGCCCTCTGCGTTCGCCTTTAAGCTTCTCATCATGAAATCCTGGGAACTCTTTCAATTTATTCGGGCCATGACGAAAAACAATATTTTTCCAAAGTTCATATTTCTTGACTATATGTAATGGCAGCTTCAGGCATGTCTTTGCAATTGTACGATGTTCCCTGATATGCCACATTATTAAATATAATAACTTATCAAATCTGATAATTCAAGCCCCAGGAACGTGCCTATACACAGCAGTTCATTTTATAGATATGGAAGTCCGACTTCCATAATATTGTCTTTAACAGAGGCACAGCTCATCAGCCTGTTTCTTTAAAGCAGCGGCTTTTCTGGGCGTGAGGGAGAGAAGCTTGGCAATCCTGCCCTCACTCATAACAGCGAGGTCTTTGAGGAGGATGATATCATCTTTGATA
This DNA window, taken from Nitrospirota bacterium, encodes the following:
- a CDS encoding sugar phosphate isomerase/epimerase translates to MNNTSGKIRPHVHVPYDAIDKYLKFIRSEKLNLEIYFGSKQADELNRDDILELKKKLDYGPEISVHAPFMDLSPGAVDSKVREVTIQRFVDVLHYSKILEPNVVVFHSGYDKWKYDKRVDIWLERSMETWQPINVMAADMGIKIAIENIFEEEPANLKLLMGEMNSKNFGVCFDTGHFNLFSSISLTEWIEVIHPYIAELHLHDNSRLGDEHLAIGDGIFDFNLLFRMIEEVDCVYTLEAHSIKDVKKSLKWLEEYFEKRGE
- the der gene encoding ribosome biogenesis GTPase Der, with the translated sequence MKKPIVAIVGRPNVGKSTLFNKMVGKRRAVIEDIPGITRDRLYDEAKYDDKRFIVIDTGGIHPDPHKDMDSEVREQALVAVEEADILIMMMDAESGLLSADMELINLLRRYSKKTFYAVNKIDGINKEKSLLTDFYAAGIDIFPVSALNGYGYHDFMEKVTELIPDFDEEESEYPRISILGRPNVGKSTLVNSLLGKKRMIVSDVPGTTRDAVDSICSYYKKNYVLVDTAGIRRKGKMAETFEKYSFMRTVRNVENCDVVLMVLDASEGVVELDLKIAGLIYESGRGAIILLNKWDLVDKEEMSLKKMEAEIYQKLWFMRHVPILTVSALSRQRVTNLFSLVDEVIAESAKRISTHQLNLFIKKVTSLKEPPMHGGKRVKIKYITQVKTKPPGFIIFTNNKEGMKPQYIRFIEKHMRDSFGFKGVPLSIFVRQSEVKKIP
- a CDS encoding type II toxin-antitoxin system mRNA interferase toxin, RelE/StbE family, whose amino-acid sequence is MWHIREHRTIAKTCLKLPLHIVKKYELWKNIVFRHGPNKLKEFPGFHDEKLKGERRGQHSSRLSDQYRVIYTIEQNIVTVDVMEITPHKY
- a CDS encoding YihY/virulence factor BrkB family protein, with translation MYVIRSLGRSLAAFLEDDCLYLSASISYFLIVSIVPLSLLILALFGYFLGESQEFYQFAVSGLLSAFPSVTSSVTAELQNLIIFRGISFFTFLVYCFLSLQLYYSMEHAMNVIFDVPQKRHFFISILWSILTVTLVMLSLILAFLLSSFAGVFHVHPMNIFGIAVGVKLGIFLKYIAPYLMVLSVFTAIFMIVPKARVRTLHAVSGAVLVAILWDLGKNFFTWYVKNVADLGMIYGSLTTFIFALVWIYYSSCIVLLGGEFVSCLAASHREKP
- a CDS encoding class I SAM-dependent RNA methyltransferase, producing MTPNKLTLKIERPAYGNVYIAKLEGKVVMVSGQTMPGETVEVTVDKDRKDYITATVSRIIEPSPDRVKPECEYFGICGGCHLQHIPYEQQIKMKEDILSNCLKRIAKTEIDLSESLVGNSPWKYRIRGQFKVEGDDSGFYKENTRDVVNIDKCLIMTDDLNKHFQKARELVKMHGIKELHITSGDRPVALLKVSREFPHNVDLNSLVSKFTDAGFPGLSIDTGETMALNFGDPYLSLDLDGLKYSISPMSFLQSNWDVNIAMIRLIKKELQLTGKEKILDLYAGAGNFSLPLAEGCEVTGIEENPYAIDDGMRNLELNNITRYRFVKSRAEEFQAEQRPGILILDPPRLGLSNKVTDNVLQMLPEKILYISCNPTTFARDIKKLLTRYEFNSVRMVDLFPQTFHIETMAFLSLK
- a CDS encoding SAM-dependent methyltransferase, with product MKQLKNIIIEKIKKDGSVTFEKFMEMALYYPELGYYSNPEVAIGRHGDFYTSPHLHPVFGAMIAKQLIEMWEILGKPSEFHAVEIGAGEGYLSKDILDHLTKQSHDISNSLKYAIIEPFKHFEKKQGDLLAKHKERVTWFQSLKDMPGKINGCIFSNELLDAFPVHIVEMDNGLKEVCLNYDPGGLIEIKQDITDIELMDYIRQFSTGFPQGYRTEINLRIKDWLKEISSILSNGFLLTIDYGYTAKEYYSEERNRGTLLCYHDHQINENPYEYVGEQDITAHVDFSSVKKWGDEAVLETLGYTSQGTYLVASGIDEIITELYADSPNYAAEIKKIKGLIMPEGMGESHMVMIQYKGEGDPELKGFSLRNHVGKL
- a CDS encoding diguanylate cyclase, whose protein sequence is MKKFVKFITFVNMPIREKFVFFFVGVLFWFMVMFGISIVTSKIINLKTDKIVNHLIPHERVAQKILRKLQELSTDATEIRNISDINIFNAKLEISKARVSDIRLFAAALSTGGLVVDINRDDNSVIDSTTLSSENDPGNGIYSKSLLADVDALEAKILEIAKTKKDLLADKNLSAEQLDNNIGEFKLLISKLISLSNRYSSEEASLYDVNARSIRYVTKFMPYAFIGVLLTATLLLIVFTISISRAIARPVKAIIEQIRSVGEGKVDITNKIHVSSKDEIGILTQDFNDLMEEIHELDIFKQVIEEDDSLEDVYSRLGNVFDRFGLDNFLIYEVSNSQNKMKSVYPIIMNENDINCNPDILHDCSLCKVKKTGHLISSFAYPNICKQFKTELDKIHVCIPMLISGSVGGVVQFLFDKKYYNLNGKDRRIYKVEQYISEAVPVIEAKRLTNTLRESALKDALTGLYNRRFLQEYTETLIAGALRRKKNIGLIMCDLDYFKQVNDVYGHNVGDEILKNTANIIRQCVRSSDLVIRFGGEEFLLIILDVEGDKTMEIAEKIRKSMEDTKLKVFDGIIKKTISLGISEFPKDTDAFWQAIKYADVALYKAKDTGRNKAVRFTQDMWTENEF
- a CDS encoding type II toxin-antitoxin system RelE/ParE family toxin; translation: MAYSIKWSPRAASNFEDICDYIAKDSRYYAALFAKKIISIVETISQFPKTGRVVPEYNNENLREKIYENYRIVYRIKNEIIEIVVICHGARQLENIL
- the nadA gene encoding quinolinate synthase, whose amino-acid sequence is MTEHSAIIEKILRLKEQRNALIIAHNYQRDEVQELADFTGDSLELSRKAASTDCDVIVFCGVNFMAESASILSPDKTVLLPELGAFCPMADMITVDGPRNAITEFPGYQYTDAYTYPADFTLKDIKKAHPGVPVVTYVNTTAAVKAESDICCTSANAVKVVESLDSGRVICIPDKNLSAWIAKNTQKEVIAWDGFCHTHDRIRKEDVEKAKAEHPLALVMAHPECRLEVLEAADHVTSTSGMLRYAAASDANEFIVGTEIGLLYRLRKENPGKTFYTLRKDMICPNMKKTTLNSVLRALETMTNIIKVPEDIRIPAKKALDRMLEIS
- a CDS encoding zinc ribbon domain-containing protein, whose amino-acid sequence is MPIYEYKCTKCKEVFEVIQKINDEPLSKCGECGGKLKKMITNTSFVLKGSGWYVTDYPSENRDKAMKAKKSADQKKDSKKKEAAKTE
- a CDS encoding helix-turn-helix transcriptional regulator, with the protein product MKSAYGTFGAAKAHAVLSTGEVIRMLRELKGWTQAELARRSGITVTNISLLENKKIDIGKKRAEQLAKTFDVHPAIIMFPEYESKEIGNAA